A genome region from Pseudomonas helmanticensis includes the following:
- a CDS encoding type II toxin-antitoxin system Phd/YefM family antitoxin: protein MAITTISSREFNQDTSSAKKAARLGPVIITDRGKASHVLLSIEEYLNLSGTNANIVDLLVMPEAADIEFETERAVIIHRPVDLS, encoded by the coding sequence ATGGCAATCACCACCATCTCCAGCCGTGAGTTCAATCAGGACACCAGCAGCGCCAAGAAGGCTGCGCGCCTGGGCCCTGTGATCATTACCGACCGCGGCAAGGCTTCTCACGTCCTGCTGAGCATCGAGGAATACCTGAATCTGAGCGGTACAAACGCAAACATTGTTGATTTGCTAGTCATGCCGGAAGCCGCCGACATCGAATTCGAAACCGAGCGTGCGGTCATCATTCATCGTCCCGTGGATCTATCCTGA
- a CDS encoding type II toxin-antitoxin system VapC family toxin: protein MYLLDTNVISELRKPQADANVVNWAKSVLAPSLYLSAITLKELETGVLRMERRDPAQGKVLRSWLMRHVMPAFDARILPVDAAVALRCASLHVPDQANESDALIAATALVHGLTVVTRNVGDFKSSGVSLINPWKQ, encoded by the coding sequence ATGTATTTACTCGACACCAATGTGATATCCGAACTTCGCAAGCCGCAAGCTGATGCCAATGTCGTCAATTGGGCGAAAAGCGTGCTGGCTCCAAGCCTGTATCTTTCGGCCATTACCCTGAAAGAACTGGAAACCGGGGTGCTACGCATGGAACGGCGCGATCCTGCTCAAGGCAAGGTTTTGCGCAGCTGGCTGATGCGCCACGTCATGCCGGCATTCGACGCACGAATCCTGCCGGTGGACGCTGCTGTGGCACTGCGTTGTGCCAGTCTGCATGTCCCCGATCAGGCCAATGAAAGCGACGCATTGATCGCAGCCACCGCGCTGGTACACGGACTCACTGTCGTTACTCGCAATGTCGGTGATTTTAAATCGAGTGGTGTTTCCCTGATAAACCCCTGGAAACAATGA
- the ccoG gene encoding cytochrome c oxidase accessory protein CcoG: MSNQIPVHDVTPPSKNANNSVDLYASREKIYTRAFTGLFRNLRMMGGAALFLLYFGTVWLNWGGHQAVWWNLPERKFFIFGATFWPQDFILLSGLLIIAAFGLFFITVYAGRVWCGYTCPQSVWTWIFMWCEKVTEGDRNQRIKLDKAPMSANKFLRKAAKHVMWLLIGFVTGMTFVGYFSPIRELVFEFFTGQADGWSYFWVGFFTLATYGNAGWLREQVCIYMCPYARFQSVMFDKDTLIVSYDPRRGESRGPRKKGIDYKAQGLGDCIDCTMCVQVCPTGIDIRDGLQIECIGCAACIDACDSIMDKMDYPRGLICYTTEHNLSGQKTHKLRPRLIGYAIVLLAMISLLVTAFVMRSLVGFDVSKDRVLYRENAEGRIENVYSLKIMNKDQRDHTYVLEASGLPDLRLQGKREIKVAAGDIFSMPVELSSAPEQLPSSTNEVKFILKDADDDSVHVEAKSRFIGPQIR; encoded by the coding sequence ATGAGCAACCAGATTCCAGTACACGACGTCACGCCACCGAGCAAAAACGCGAACAACAGCGTCGACCTTTACGCCTCAAGAGAAAAAATCTACACCCGCGCTTTCACCGGCCTGTTCCGCAACTTGCGGATGATGGGCGGTGCGGCATTGTTCCTGTTGTATTTCGGTACGGTTTGGCTGAACTGGGGCGGCCATCAGGCCGTGTGGTGGAACCTGCCAGAGCGCAAGTTCTTCATCTTCGGCGCAACGTTCTGGCCACAGGATTTCATCCTGCTCTCGGGGCTGTTGATCATCGCGGCGTTCGGTCTGTTCTTCATCACTGTTTATGCCGGCCGCGTCTGGTGCGGCTACACGTGTCCGCAAAGTGTGTGGACGTGGATTTTCATGTGGTGCGAGAAGGTCACCGAAGGCGACCGCAACCAGCGCATCAAGCTCGACAAAGCGCCGATGAGTGCCAACAAGTTCCTGCGCAAAGCCGCCAAACACGTGATGTGGCTGTTGATCGGTTTCGTCACGGGCATGACCTTCGTCGGTTACTTCTCGCCGATTCGCGAACTGGTCTTCGAATTCTTCACCGGCCAGGCCGATGGCTGGTCGTATTTCTGGGTCGGCTTCTTCACTCTCGCCACTTATGGCAACGCCGGCTGGTTGCGCGAGCAGGTGTGCATTTACATGTGTCCGTATGCGCGCTTCCAGAGCGTGATGTTCGACAAGGACACACTGATCGTTTCCTACGATCCGCGCCGTGGCGAAAGCCGTGGGCCGCGCAAGAAAGGTATCGACTACAAGGCCCAGGGCCTTGGTGACTGTATCGATTGCACGATGTGCGTGCAGGTCTGCCCGACCGGTATCGACATCCGCGATGGCCTGCAGATCGAGTGCATCGGCTGCGCGGCCTGCATCGACGCCTGCGACAGCATCATGGACAAAATGGATTACCCGCGCGGCCTGATCTGCTACACCACCGAACACAACCTGTCCGGGCAGAAAACCCATAAACTGAGGCCTCGCCTGATCGGTTATGCCATCGTGTTACTGGCAATGATCAGCCTGTTGGTCACTGCATTCGTGATGCGCTCGCTGGTCGGTTTCGACGTCAGCAAAGACCGCGTGCTATACCGCGAAAACGCTGAAGGCAGGATCGAAAACGTCTACAGCCTGAAGATCATGAACAAGGATCAGCGCGACCACACTTACGTGCTCGAAGCCAGCGGTTTGCCGGATCTGCGCCTGCAAGGCAAGCGCGAGATCAAGGTCGCGGCCGGTGATATTTTCAGCATGCCGGTCGAGTTGTCGAGCGCACCGGAACAACTGCCATCGAGCACCAACGAGGTGAAATTCATCCTCAAGGATGCCGATGACGACAGCGTCCACGTTGAAGCCAAGAGCCGATTCATCGGCCCACAAATCCGTTGA
- a CDS encoding FixH family protein, producing the protein MPAANAASPWYKHLWPWIIIGILACSVTLTLSMVTIAVNNPDNLVNDNYYEAGKGINRSLDRELLAQNLKMRANVHLDDVTGEVDLRLSGDSQPKTLELNLISPTQPEKDRKIILTRSESEAGRYIGQLGDKVEGRRFVELLGSQDDHVWRMFEEELVSHDKDLLLGDEPLQGAEDLKK; encoded by the coding sequence ATGCCCGCAGCAAACGCCGCAAGTCCCTGGTACAAGCACCTTTGGCCATGGATCATCATCGGGATTCTGGCCTGTTCGGTGACGCTGACCCTGTCCATGGTGACCATCGCGGTGAACAACCCGGACAACCTGGTCAACGACAACTACTACGAGGCCGGCAAGGGCATCAACCGTTCGCTGGATCGTGAGTTATTGGCGCAAAACCTGAAGATGCGCGCCAATGTGCACCTGGATGATGTCACTGGCGAAGTCGATCTGCGCCTGAGCGGCGACAGCCAGCCGAAGACCCTGGAGCTGAATCTGATTTCGCCGACCCAGCCGGAGAAGGATCGCAAGATCATCCTGACTCGCAGCGAAAGCGAAGCGGGCCGCTACATCGGTCAATTGGGTGACAAGGTCGAAGGTCGCCGGTTTGTCGAATTGCTCGGCAGTCAGGATGACCACGTCTGGCGTATGTTCGAAGAAGAACTGGTCAGCCACGACAAGGACCTGCTGCTCGGCGACGAACCCCTGCAAGGCGCCGAAGACCTGAAGAAGTAA